The DNA segment ttttgtgaaaattataaaaaatgatggTAATGTCTTGCAACTTAAAAAAATGCTGGTGAGTTAATAAGATAATGTTGATAATGAAGATAATGATAAGAAAAATGTTTCAAACATGTGCTGTCTCACCTCCAGCTTAATCCATATCTGAATCCGAGACATGTGTGATGGAGAAACGTGACACACTGGATGGAGAAACAGTAAAACGGGAGACCTGTGCCACAGGTTTAGTACTGCCACTCGGTAGGCTCGGCTTTGCAGTGATGTCTGGAGGAGAACCCTTAGAAGACGTGGGAAGAGGCAACAATGGGAAGTCATCTTCCCATTCAAACCCTGCACCTTAGAACAACGACAAAGCAGGATGGAAAATaattagtatttaaaatacttgagaacagatacaaaaataaaaaaaatgtgtgtcttACTCTCTTCTGAGATGTTTCCATCAGAAGACTCATCGGAGGCATTGACCTTTCCCTGCTGGTTTTGTGCTTTACCCTTTGCACTCGGTTTGCTTGACCCTCCACCCAAGGGAAAACTTTGATCTGCCAGCTCTCTGGTTGGGCTTTCCTGGAGAGGTtgacaaaatgttattattaaacttcaaaagtaCTCAAATGTGATTCAATATATCATcgaaaaaatcttgaaaaaaatggaaaaaaacgaAAAGTACCTGGTCAAACAGAAAGACGGTGACATCATCAAAGAAAGACACCACCTTCTTTTTGTTCTCAATTTCGTCAGACAGTGAATCGCTGAGCAGCGTTGGCATCTTAAGCAGACTTCTGAGTTTGTGTGCATTGCTGCAGTCACTCACAATGATAGGTACGGTCAAGATCTCGTCCTCGCTTTCTTCACTCTGTTCCTGGATACTGTAAGTCCGCAGCTCCTCATCAGACTCATCACTATCCTCAGAGTTGCCGTCTTCCTCATCAGCCTCCTCTCCATCTGTGGGAGACACCCGTCCTTCTAGTGGAGGTGGAGGAGAGCCAGAACGTATGGAGCTTCTTTTACGTCCCCCTTCTTCACATTCCTTACTCATAGATTCCAGTACCTCATGTGTAGGGGTAATGTTCCTTTCCTTCTGAGATGCTAGTTCCTCTTCGAACAAAATAACATCTTTGACTATGTCGTCTTCATTCTCATCAGTAAGGACCTCTGGAATATTGGTGTGTTCACCATCACCCTCAGAAGTTATTTGGTCGAGAGACAGAATATCTTCACTACCTACATGTTTGAAAGATTCCTCTTGCTTTACATCGGGACCAAGCAAAGCATCTGAATCAGAAACTTCAGATGGTACGAGTTCTGCAGAAAGATCTAAATCTACACCAAAATTTTCATCCTCACCAAAATAATATTCTATGGTAGACACTTCATTATCAGGAGATGAAAGAGACACGCCACTGATTCTGTTGCAACCAGACATACCTTCTTCAATCTTTGATGGAGCATTTGAGGTTGCATCATCAGGCTGTTCTGGAGCCTTTTCAGTTTCCTTTGAAGATGGAAAATGATATTCATCTCCATCTGCCTCCTTTTTTGGAGGAAGTTGCTCTTCTTTATCAATAATTTCCTCTGGTCCATCTTTCTGATCTTCAAGTTCATTGATGTCCTCTTCGCTTTCTTTATCTTTCCCAGAATCATAGTCAGAGAAGTAGGCCGAATCTCTGTATGGAGTTTTATCACTTAGTGCGTTCAACTCTCCATCACTGCTCTCAGATGTTGTCAGTGCCATTATAATATCAACACTGTCCTCTAGTTTCTCATTCTCTGCCCTTTTAATCTTTTGTTCTTCACTGACAAAATTAGACCCAGATGTCACCTTTCCCAAGGGTTGGATAAAAACCTTAGAATCTTGTAGCTCATGGGGTTCCTTTAGGACAAACTCTGGAGATTCATTGTTTTCTGTGTCATATCCACTGTCCACTGTCTTGGGAGAGCTTGACGGATGAATGGAGGCAGGACTGAGAGTGGAACATGCTGTAAATGGTATGTCAATGGAGTCCATGGAGTCTGGCGTATCAACCTGCTTTTGTAATGACTTGAATGTTGGATTGGTGTAGTCAACGGGTTCAACTTCAACGGTGAAGTCACCAAAAATCCCAGAGGTTacatcagtgatgtcatcatcgcTGCAGTCATCAATCTCCACCAGACTGATACTAGAGCGTCCATGGTCCACACCACTGTCTGCTGTCTTACTTAAGTCTGACTCTGGCTCTGATTTGGGTAAATCAGCTTGGGATTTCTCCAATTGTGGAGTGGTGGCAATAATTTCAGTTTTGGGATCTGTTGGAGATGCATCTTCATGAGTAGCTTTTTCTTGCTTTAAGTTTGTTTCCCTTTCACCAATATCCACATACTGCTGGGAGACGTCAAACTGTTTAGCACCTTCCCTTGATGACTCTATTTTGGAGACTATATATCCAGCAGATAATGGTGCTTGGCCTAAGTGTTGGTCTTTTTTGGGCTTTGTCATGGGTTTCCCTGGAATACAGTCGATCATGAAGCAGTTCCTCACAAGTGTTCCTGTTAAAGGATCTACAAAATGTGAATTGCTCAAAGCTTGACAACATGGCACGGGATATACTTCAGCCTCTCTGGGTTCATGGCACATATGGATATATGAGCTGCACTCAGGTGAAGGGTTTGAAGGTACATGTCTTCCATGCACTAGACAAGTGTTGCTTTTGACTGTTGCATCTGAGCAGTCAATAGGTTTGGCCATATGGCACGGCAGGGTCTGCTCTTCTGGCCATGTATCCTCAACATCAGTCATCGGCATAGTGTAGTGAAAATCAGCATAAGAATCTTGGATACAAGACCCATGCCTTTGATGCAAGGTCCTTGTGTTTGTATTTGCTGGATTGCTGGTGGACCAACTTCTTCCTCGCCTTTCCACAAAGATGTCTTCCTCTTCATCAGAGTCGCTGTCATCTCGTCCTACAAATATAGCACCACCTGACGCCATGTCAATATAAACTGAGTGGCTACCTGGCATAGTCTTTCTCAAAGAGCCCATCATATCATAATATCCTCCTGTAACATTCTTTCCTATAATGGAGCCCTGAATGTTCTCCAAGTAACGGTCAGCATAGTCTTGTGGAGGACTTCCAATTGATGGTGAAATGCCTAAAGGCTCCTCCAGTTCCCCAAGTGCTTGTCTTAAGCTTCGAGACCCCCAGCTCTCTCGTGGATGCTCTGTTCGGTCTTGTATCATGTAGCAGTCCATGACCTTAGGAGGTGATGGTTCATAGTAGTAACCTCCATCCCTGTCTTTGTATGAGACATAATGACCAGACTCCCATGCTCTAAGAGGGCTACCATGACCCAAAAGAGGCTCCATAGTTAGAGACATAGCAGGACTGGTGTCTGAATCATAGGCACTGCTTTTGTGGATATCCGCTGACCAATAAATGTCTGGTTTAGCTTCAGGGGGACAGTTCATACACTCCTGAGAGTCTCCACTTCCTGTTAGAAAACTTGCATTGCTCACCCCAAACTCTGGGCTGTAAGCACACATGGTGAAGTTATCAATATTGCTTTGTACTGGCTCCTCAATGCGAATGTAATACTCATTACCCACTGGTGGACTGTGAGCACTCAGGACTGGTACCACACCAGGGGTGTGTAGTTGTTTGGGCTCATAATATGAAGGAGAAACCCCTAGGGCAAGTCTGTCAACAGCACAGCCCCCCACCATTCCGCCTGGGGGATAGTAGACCTCCTGGCAATGGGGATTGCCTTGACCCAAAGTGCCAGTGGTGGATGAAGATTGGTAGTGCTGTTCAGCCCGTGCCTGCTCCCACTTGTACTCAAAGTTGAGGCCATGGCTGGTTTCAGTAACCGTTAAGATGTCATCTCCAGATTCTGAATGGTAGCCGTCTCCACTGGGGAACTGCTCCAGTAGGGGGAATGAGGAAGTGGTGGATGACATGGGCATGTCGATTGCTAGTGCACCAGCTCCATGGACATTAGCATGACTTGTGTTTGGTCTCATGGAGTTCCAGCGTCTCTCAAAGTCTTCCTCTGCCTCACTGGCTCCTTTGGCACATAGGTAACTTAGCAGCAGATGAACTTCTTCTGCATTGGGCCTCTGATCAGGCTGAAGCCAACAGAACTGCATGACTTCATACCTGGTGATATAGaaacaaaaacatcatacagTTTTAGAGCAAATGTTACTAAAAGTTTCACTTCAAAATTCACTTCTTAATGAGCTTTTTGGATCTATTTTTCAgtaggaaaaaaatctaaaaattcttaaAACAAGATTCATGTACTTGAAAAGTAACtgcataaaatgtttataataaaaaaaaaagtatttttatagctCGAGGTCAATCTATAAACAATATCTTTTTGGACCTCaagcaaatttattttgttttaaggatTGTTTTGAAATTTTAACTGGaaacctgttgaaaaaaaaaaacagcatttgctGGTTAGGGATATTATGAAGcatggtttgagctggtttaagctggtcctgagcTGGTTATGAGCTTGCCCagagcaggagctagttgcttagAACCAGCgcatgaccagtttaaaccagctcaAGATCAGCTTAGGATCAACTATGGACCAGCTTATATCAGCTCAAACaagctgccatgcttcaaaacatacctaaccaccATAAGCTGTTTTTGTCAACACGGAAATTacacaaaaatacaattaaattgtgTTCGAACCAAAATAtctgaatataataaaacaaaattaaaatagttttaagagCAAAGACTCCAAAAGAGAAGGGTGAAAATCGAAAGCCTCTAGCAAAGTGAAAATCCAGGCCTCTAACTCTAGATAATGGTTAATAAAAGGAGAAAGAAGATCAATTTAAAGTTTATTAGACACCCACCAGCGGTCAGAAAGAGGGTACTTAAGAAGTGGCTTGTGCAGCTTCAATTGCTGGTCCTTTACAGCATAGCTGAGAACCTGTCGGTCTGAATAATGACAGTATGGCTGATTCCCCAACTCAAACAGCTCCCAGATTGTTACACCGAGTGACCTTATGCATAGAGAGAAACAGAGTACTCTGGTTAACAATAGCAATTAATGCATCAATCAATAATTACTTTATATCTATAATCAGTGATGAAGGTTATTCAGGAGGCTGTGTGTTCTTcataaaactgcaaaataaagGCCTAAATTCAACACTAAATTTATGTTACATATTGCTGAAGCCTCATGTGAAGGTACTGACCAGATGTTGCTTTCCTTGGTTTGGTCCGCCACCAGTAAGTTACCATGAACCTCATCAACCAGTTCAGGGGCAATCCAACGTAAGGGAATCCAGGTCTGGTCTGATGTCACAAAGTAGTCATCCTGGGGATAAACAGACAtgaacagagagtgagagagagagagagagagagagttaatgaAATTCACTAACcacatttttagtaaaaaaaaaagcacaaaatcaACTAGTAAATGAATGCAATctaaaatattcacatttatattactattcatattatattactattagACATTTTATAGATAAAAATTTGTAGATAAAAAAATACCCACCTTGTACTTGTTGTGTGATAGTCCATAGTCTCCAATCTTAACTTTTATGTCTGATGTTAGCAGACAGTTTCTTAAAGCCAGATCACTGCAGAAAATAAGagcaccaaaaataaataaatgataagcaTCTTCTGAAAATAGGACATTGCCTATATGATTTCATATTGCTAGCTCAAACATAACTGGATGTCATTTACAAAACTGCCAGCCCAAAATTAACATACATTTGCAAGTATGACACTGTAATGTGATGTTACTTTTAAAAGATAATTCTTCAGGAACTTGTTCAAAGTATCTTCGCAAGGACATGTTGTAGTTGCTTGTAGATGTGTGGTGACCCCCAGCAACAAAATCACTGATGCTGGAGTGGAGTAAAAACACTCAGGCAGCATCAGGAGATTGTTGCAGGGAGAAACCTTGAGACAGGAAGAAGGCAATGCAGATATTCACACTCATAAGCTTCATTCTCATACTGTTAAATCTGATGGCAGGTTTCCACTCCTTGAATTGAGAATGATAAAGAAGATTGTGATGATAATTTCTATATTTCGGTTCTAAAAGATTCAAAGGTTCTCCAAACATGGatttgtacattaaaaaaaagtgttggcTGACCTATGGGTGAAGTTGTTTTTGTGAAGGTGAAGCAGGCCTGAAGTGATCTCACACGCCATCCTCTGAAGTAGTAAGGGGTCAGAGGTCATGGAATCTGTTGCCCGGCAGCTGCGCAGGTAACCTTTAACATCACCctgttaaacacataaaacacatgcTAAAACAAGAAATGCAAATCAGTATgtataaacatcaaaataatgtgagttttttttcttcagctaaCCACTGGGGGGCGATATATAACAAGACACCACGAGAGCAGCTTTTTGATGTTGTTGCTAAGGGCAATTCTGTTTAAAAATATGCTGTTACACATGTGACCTAGGCAAGCAATAACAGGAGAAGAATGACATCAAATAAAGAAGCACATTATCATGTTGTGACCCTTGCATTTCCACCTTTTTTTTCAATGCTTAAGCTGAGACTTCTGATTTATGAGCTGCAATAGGTGAATAgctaacaaagtgcagtaaatggtaaaaataGCTGTGCTACAAACCAGTGCATATGattaataaaatttattaaaataatatgaagaTAAATACCAGTTTGCAAAACCAAGCA comes from the Carassius carassius chromosome 39, fCarCar2.1, whole genome shotgun sequence genome and includes:
- the LOC132121649 gene encoding serine/threonine-protein kinase LMTK1-like, with product MSGTVTLLVMSASIFNPSFALSSHFDSDGAPLSELSWSSSLAVVAVSFSGLFTFIFLMLACLCCKRGDIGFKEFENAEGEEYPADMSMPASPASHTGPDVYILPLTEVSLPVAKQPGRSVQLLRSTDLGRHSLLYIKEIGHGWFGKVLLGEVHSGLSSTQVVVKELKASASVQEQMHFLDEARPYRSLQHPALVQCLAQCTEVTPYLVVMEFCLLGDVKGYLRSCRATDSMTSDPLLLQRMACEITSGLLHLHKNNFTHSDLALRNCLLTSDIKVKIGDYGLSHNKYKDDYFVTSDQTWIPLRWIAPELVDEVHGNLLVADQTKESNIWSLGVTIWELFELGNQPYCHYSDRQVLSYAVKDQQLKLHKPLLKYPLSDRWYEVMQFCWLQPDQRPNAEEVHLLLSYLCAKGASEAEEDFERRWNSMRPNTSHANVHGAGALAIDMPMSSTTSSFPLLEQFPSGDGYHSESGDDILTVTETSHGLNFEYKWEQARAEQHYQSSSTTGTLGQGNPHCQEVYYPPGGMVGGCAVDRLALGVSPSYYEPKQLHTPGVVPVLSAHSPPVGNEYYIRIEEPVQSNIDNFTMCAYSPEFGVSNASFLTGSGDSQECMNCPPEAKPDIYWSADIHKSSAYDSDTSPAMSLTMEPLLGHGSPLRAWESGHYVSYKDRDGGYYYEPSPPKVMDCYMIQDRTEHPRESWGSRSLRQALGELEEPLGISPSIGSPPQDYADRYLENIQGSIIGKNVTGGYYDMMGSLRKTMPGSHSVYIDMASGGAIFVGRDDSDSDEEEDIFVERRGRSWSTSNPANTNTRTLHQRHGSCIQDSYADFHYTMPMTDVEDTWPEEQTLPCHMAKPIDCSDATVKSNTCLVHGRHVPSNPSPECSSYIHMCHEPREAEVYPVPCCQALSNSHFVDPLTGTLVRNCFMIDCIPGKPMTKPKKDQHLGQAPLSAGYIVSKIESSREGAKQFDVSQQYVDIGERETNLKQEKATHEDASPTDPKTEIIATTPQLEKSQADLPKSEPESDLSKTADSGVDHGRSSISLVEIDDCSDDDITDVTSGIFGDFTVEVEPVDYTNPTFKSLQKQVDTPDSMDSIDIPFTACSTLSPASIHPSSSPKTVDSGYDTENNESPEFVLKEPHELQDSKVFIQPLGKVTSGSNFVSEEQKIKRAENEKLEDSVDIIMALTTSESSDGELNALSDKTPYRDSAYFSDYDSGKDKESEEDINELEDQKDGPEEIIDKEEQLPPKKEADGDEYHFPSSKETEKAPEQPDDATSNAPSKIEEGMSGCNRISGVSLSSPDNEVSTIEYYFGEDENFGVDLDLSAELVPSEVSDSDALLGPDVKQEESFKHVGSEDILSLDQITSEGDGEHTNIPEVLTDENEDDIVKDVILFEEELASQKERNITPTHEVLESMSKECEEGGRKRSSIRSGSPPPPLEGRVSPTDGEEADEEDGNSEDSDESDEELRTYSIQEQSEESEDEILTVPIIVSDCSNAHKLRSLLKMPTLLSDSLSDEIENKKKVVSFFDDVTVFLFDQESPTRELADQSFPLGGGSSKPSAKGKAQNQQGKVNASDESSDGNISEESAGFEWEDDFPLLPLPTSSKGSPPDITAKPSLPSGSTKPVAQVSRFTVSPSSVSRFSITHVSDSDMD